In the Tribolium castaneum strain GA2 chromosome 1, icTriCast1.1, whole genome shotgun sequence genome, one interval contains:
- the LOC103314681 gene encoding uncharacterized protein LOC103314681 isoform X1 — MSKATDFSENEDDPAVYESSGSEWDSDTELEPVKKTTRRTSCRVSKKPRLKSETSSDSSEIEDDPKPRKRNGVNKKQKTEVDQEEKVINAKDFSTGSFVILKKDAQVGDPKKHPCIWRIDGKALLQKYEPFEEEGRIRHKTSSIYTGWSPLEKDLYAPVTVTVKQHRNHILIVDLDWEKLKEINMDSD; from the exons atgagcAAAGCCACTGATTTTTCCGAAAATGAGGATGATCCTGCAGTTTACGAAAGCTCTGGCTCCGAGTGGGACAGCGACACCGAGCTAGAACCG GTGAAGAAAACAACGCGCCGAACGTCTTGTAGGGTTAGCAAAAAGCCTCGTCTCAAGTCTGAAACAAGTAGTGATAGTAGTGAAATAGAAGACGACCCGAAACCGAGAAAAAGAAATGgagttaacaaaaaacagaaaactgAAGTTGATCAAGAAGAAAAAGTAATCAACGCGAAGGATTTTTCG ACTGGCTCCTTTGTGATTCTGAAAAAAGATGCACAAGTGGGTGACCCCAAAAAACACCCCTGCATTTGGAGGATCGATGGAAAGGCTTTATTACAGAAATATGAACCGTTTGAAGAGGAGGGAAGAATTAGACACAAAACTTCATCAATT tatacagggtggtcaCCTTTAGAAAAAGATTTGTACGCCCCTGTCACAGTAACCGTAAAACAACACCGTAACCATATTCTCATTGTTGATCTTGActgggaaaaattaaaagagatAAATATGGATAGCGACTAA
- the LOC103314681 gene encoding uncharacterized protein LOC103314681 isoform X2, which yields MSKATDFSENEDDPAVYESSGSEWDSDTELEPVKKTTRRTSCRVSKKPRLKSETSSDSSEIEDDPKPRKRNGVNKKQKTEVDQEEKVINAKDFSTGSFVILKKDAQVGDPKKHPCIWRIDGKALLQKYEPFEEEGRIRHKTSSIKLLITVYRVVTFRKRFVRPCHSNRKTTP from the exons atgagcAAAGCCACTGATTTTTCCGAAAATGAGGATGATCCTGCAGTTTACGAAAGCTCTGGCTCCGAGTGGGACAGCGACACCGAGCTAGAACCG GTGAAGAAAACAACGCGCCGAACGTCTTGTAGGGTTAGCAAAAAGCCTCGTCTCAAGTCTGAAACAAGTAGTGATAGTAGTGAAATAGAAGACGACCCGAAACCGAGAAAAAGAAATGgagttaacaaaaaacagaaaactgAAGTTGATCAAGAAGAAAAAGTAATCAACGCGAAGGATTTTTCG ACTGGCTCCTTTGTGATTCTGAAAAAAGATGCACAAGTGGGTGACCCCAAAAAACACCCCTGCATTTGGAGGATCGATGGAAAGGCTTTATTACAGAAATATGAACCGTTTGAAGAGGAGGGAAGAATTAGACACAAAACTTCATCAATT aaattattgattacagtatacagggtggtcaCCTTTAGAAAAAGATTTGTACGCCCCTGTCACAGTAACCGTAAAACAACACCGTAA
- the Gk1 gene encoding glycerol kinase-like (The RefSeq protein has 2 substitutions compared to this genomic sequence), with the protein MYHNTSKTGPLVGAIDEGTSSARFILFKAGTTQVVASHQKELSQIYPQEGWVEQNPMEILDVVNECIEATIDKLIALGGTVNDIVSVGVTNQRESTIVWDKTTGEPLYNSIVWLDVRTSTTVDQLLDKVPNKTRNKNYLKPLCGLPMSPYFSAVKLKWLQDNVPKVKKAMAAKNCLFGTVDSWLIWNLTGGKDGGVHVTDVSNASRTMLMNIDTLKWDPVLLNFFELPTSILPAIKSSSEVYGKIKEGALQNIPISGCLGDQQAALVGQQCLDRGQAKATYGTGCFLLYNTGKAKVDSAHGLITTVAYQLGPSRPATYALEGSVAVAGAALNWLRDNLTILPTFGEAQSLAEKAELIESGEVYFVPAFSGLYAPYWQQDARGIIVGITEDTNSNHIVRATLDAVCFQTRDILEAMNKDYGAPLSHLKVDGGMTANSLLMQLQADLAGIPVMKSSVAESTALGAAMVAGAAVGCWDIEGAPLDIPAYKWTPRYSENERDVRYAKWKMAIERSTGWDI; encoded by the exons ATGTACCACAATACCAGCAAAACAGGCCCTTTGGTGGGTGCGATAGATGAGGGAACCTCCAGTGCAAGATTCATCCTCTTCAAAGCTGGAACCACCCAAGTGGTAGCTTCCCACCAGAAGGAATTATCCCAGATTTACCCCCAGGAAGGATGGGTGGAGCAGAACCCCATGGAGATTTTGGACGTGGTGAACGAGTGTATCGAGGCTACGATTGATAAATTGATCGCTCTGGGGGGCACCGTTAACGATATCGTAAGTGTGGGGGTGACGAATCAAAGGGAGTCAACTATAGTATGGGACAAGACAACTGGTGAGCCTCTTTATAACTCAATAGTTTGGTTAGACGTTCGGACGTCGACCACCGTCGATCAACTCCTCGACAAAGTTCCGAACAAAACAAGGAACAAGAATTATCTGAAACCGCTGTGTGGTCTCCCCATGTCGCCCTACTTTAGTGCCGTTAAGCTCAAATGGCTCCAAGACAACGTACCTAAAGTGAAAAAGGCAATGACTGCGAAAAATTGCCTATTTGGAACTGTGGATTCGTGGCTGATTTGGAACCTGACAGGAGGCAAGGATGGGGGTGTCCATGTTACTGATGTCAGTAATGCTTCAAGGACCATGCTGATGAACATAGACACACTAAAGTGGGATCCAGtccttttgaattttttcgaattacCAACTTCCGTTTTGCCGGCGATTAAGTCCAGCTCGGAAGTGTATGGGAAAATCAAGGAGGGCGCTTTGCAAAATATTCCGATTTCAGGGTGTCTGGGTGACCAACAGGCTGCTCTCGTGGGGCAACAATGTCTCGACAggggtcag GCTAAGGCTACTTATGGCACTGGCTGCTTCCTGCTATACAACACAGGCAAAGCAAAAGTAGACAGCGCTCATGGCTTGATAACCACTGTGGCTTACCAATTGGGGCCTTCCCGGCCTGCCACTTACGCCCTTGAGGGCTCAGTGGCCGTGGCCGGGGCTGCCCTAAACTGGCTTCGAGACAACTTGACAATTTTACCAACTTTCGGCGAAGCCCAAAGCTTAGCAGAAAAGGCCGAACTTATCGAAAGTGGCGAAGTGTATTTTGTTCCTGCTTTCAGCGGCTTGTATGCACCCTATTGGCAACAGGACGCTAGAGG aataattgTCGGTATTACGGAAGACACAAACTCTAATCATATCGTGAGGGCCACTTTGGACGCTGTTTGTTTCCAAACGAGGGATATTTTAGAGGCAATGAATAAAGATTACGGGGCGCCTCTCTcacatttaaaa GTGGATGGGGGCATGACGGCCAATTCTCTTCTGATGCAGCTCCAAGCCGATTTAGCAGGAATACCTGTCATGAAGTCAAGTGTGGCTGAAAGTACGGCCCTAGGGGCTGCGATGGTGGCTGGGGCTGCAGTCGGCTGTTGGGACATTGAGGGGGCACCGTTGGACATCCCAGCTTATAAATGGACCCCCAGATATAGTGAGAATGAAAGAGATGTGAGGTACGCCAAGTGGAAGATGGCGATTGAGAGATCCACAGGATGGGATatttaa
- the Tsen34 gene encoding tRNA-splicing endonuclease subunit Sen34: MIKLHYSQGSVLIYDADDWATLRKTHRILGTLVGNTNTVQTLPLKLLPEEVLLLLDKKLAKLIDSSVNITPEIRDKYEQFENVLLEEEKVMYKNNRKRQLESMIGDIVAAKRKRGDNRSVEEIFTEELEKSSKINREIMIWPTFLTPLSNDNEFIEVSKDEILKNTTELKYSVYRDLWERGYYITTGFKFGADFLVYLGDPIAYHAIFIVHCIDNPDDVMHSSEIVSFGRLATAVKKRAVLATSQNEKISYITINWIDA; this comes from the exons atgattaaattgcATTATAGCCAAGGGAGCGTCTTGATTTACGATGCAGATG ATTGGGCAACGCTTCGAAAAACACATCGAATTTTAGGTACTCTAGTTGGAAATACAAATACAGTGCAAA catTACCTCTAAAACTTTTACCCGAGGAAGTTTTACTCTTATTAGATAAAAAACTAGCAAAACTAATCGATTCTTCCGTTAATATAACGCCAGAGATTCGAGACAAGTATGAACagtttgaaaatgttttgctggaagaagaaaaagttatgtataaaaacaatagGAAAAGGCAGTTGGAAAGCATGATTGGTGATATTGTCGCTGCTAAGAGAAAACGTGGTGATAATAGGTCAGTTGAGGAAATTTTCACCGAGGAACTGGAAAAATCCTCTAAAATTAATAGAGAAATTATGATTTGGCCAACGTTTCTTACACCTCTTAGTAATGATAATGAGTTTATTGAAGTGTCAAAGGACGAAATTCTAAAGAACACGACTGAACTAAAATATAGCGTTTATAGAGACTTGTGGGAGAGGGGTTATTACATCACCACAGGTTTTAAGTTCGGTgctgattttttagtttatttag GAGACCCAATTGCATATCATGCTATTTTCATAGTCCATTGTATTGATAACCCTGATGATGTTATGCATTCGAGCGAAATCGTGTCTTTCGGACGACTAGCAACTGCTGTGAAAAAACGCGCAGTCTTAGCAACCtcacaaaacgaaaaaatatctTACATAACAATAAATTGGATAGATGCCTAA
- the LOC655966 gene encoding nucleolar protein 16, producing MTKLRKQRRRKVYRHNGNRKRLRNKIESVGKISCKEIKEAWDKRKSVKTNLEEMGLSYDPNQTLGIPSNKQKLKLSITSNNDDWEEEQLDTKPTKSHVAQALEEDARAPRVKLFRLPNSQVEWVTYLMDKYGKDYKAMARDKKNYYQETWKQIRAKIKRFKSIPEQYQVYLKQRNKTIEDSEESDGLSDDEL from the exons atgacGAAATTACGAAAACAGAGGAGAAGAAAGGTTTATCGGCACAACGGAAACCGCAAACGGCTCCGAAATAAGATAGAAAGTGTGGGAAAAATTTCATG taaagaaattaaagaagCTTGGGACAAACGTAAATCAGTTAAAACGAATTTAGAAGAAATGGGCCTTTCATACGATCCTAATCAAACTCTCGGAATTCCTAGTAATAAACAGAAATTGAAACTTTCAATCACTTCTAATAATGATGACTGGGAGGAAGAGCAACTAGACACCAAACCGACGAAATCTCACGTAGCGCAAGCTTTAGAAGAAGATGCGAGAGCTCCACGAGTTAAACTGTTCAGACTTCCCAACAGCCAAGTTGAATGGGTTACTTACCTCATGGATAAATACGGAAAGGATTACAAAGCAATGGCACGAgacaagaaaaattattaccaaGAGACTTGGAAGCAAATTCGGGCGAAAATAAAACGGTTTAAAAGCATACCGGAGCAGTACCAAGTCTATTTGAAGCagagaaataaaacaatagaAGACAGCGAAGAAAGCGACGGTCTTTCAGACGACGAactataa